In Vigna angularis cultivar LongXiaoDou No.4 chromosome 8, ASM1680809v1, whole genome shotgun sequence, the DNA window GGCGAATAAAGAGGAAGGCAAAGGGATCTCGTTTTCGGCTTCGGGTTTGGTCACCTTGAGTCTCTACGTGGAGGAGATTTTGGACTAGTAGGTTATGTTTTTGGAGTAGaggaaaagaagaggaaaagggGAAGAGGCCAATTGTTTCTCGAGGAAGATGGAAATGAAACTGCGGTTATGTTTTTGAGGCAGAGCGAGATTAAGAGGTAAGTAATACTACCTCGGGTCAGCCAAAGCAATACACACATATGTCTCGGTTCTACTCTCCATCGAGGCATATAGtcctcaaaaaaaaaaatgaaatggttATACGCACGGATTCTGAATTAACCGAAGCCATAAACTCTGTGCAGGCTTCAAATTTCAGAGATTGTACAGCTTTTAGACAGCGGTTGTAGTATTAACTGAGGTAATATACCTTATATGCTTCAATTCCCCTTAAACCGAGACTTATAAGTTTGTTTAAACTACAAAAATATCACCGTATTTTGATAGACTTCAGTTTCACTTAAACCGAAGCATATAGCGCCAGttaaaaaacagtttttttactagtgataattatatattttatgttatttaagaattttatcatctatttttttaataagataacttttttaagaggcaaaacaaaactttattaTAATACTGGATACCCAAAATAATTGTATATAGTCAGCCACTTGTGTGATAAAGATACTCACATCATACACAACACGGAAATTTATTAttcagaaagaaaataaaaagagcaAGCAGGTTACATTTGGATTCTACATAATATCGAACCAGAGACAAATTCTTGTCCgctaacaaaaagaaaacacaaatcTTCTCCCAAGATTGTCTTGTCTTGTCTTGAGTTGAATAACTGTTATCATCTTCTTTTGAAAACCATAACATTGCCTTCATAGATATTACCATTACCATTTCCCTTGAACCTTCCACCATTGGAGACCCCTCTTGCATTTCTCGGAGTGGCACGTGGCAGTGGAATGGAAACACTATCACTGTCTTCACTGTCAGACTGCCAAAACATTTTACCCCTCAATTTATGATAACAATGAGGACACATGCTAGGCTTCCACATCCTGGTTCTAAGGGCTTCACCAAACAGGTAACGTAATCCATGAGGAGGGTGTTGGTCAGGGCCCTCCACCGTTATATCCAAATTCCCATTGGAAGCTCCAATCTTTACTACTACAGAAAGACCAACATCTAATCTAGTTCCAGAATAATGATTAATACCAGCACTGGTAATAATATAGTGTGCCAGAGTCACTGCATAAGGTCCTTCTTCCTCAATCTTTCTCTTATTTTCCAGAACAACAAGACACCCTCTGTCTACACTCccaaacaaaaaaacatatgtGGTCGTAACGCTGCCTCCATGAATCTGCTTGCCATACTCAATAGTTTTTATAGTTGTTGTAGTCGTTCCATCATAGCTACTGAAATTAAAGTTGGGATTTGCCAGAGCATCTGATTCGGTGACTGTTTGTACATCCAAATCAAACttgtaatttgaaaattgtCCAATTCCATCCGGTATTACATTGAGGAGTTGTAACAGTAAACCCTTGGCAACTCCATCCTCCTTGCTTATCGATAGAGTGAAGCTACAAGTTGAAACATCTACGGTGTATGACATGATCCACTTCGTAATCAACTTTCCACTACGGTTTTGCTCAAACTTTCTTTCTGTCAAGTCAACGAAGACTTTTCTTCCTAGCTGATAATGGAAAGGTTCATCCTCTCCAGCGCCAACAGTACTGAGAAGACCAACTCTGCGAATAATGTTTCCCATCTAAAGCCACCAGACTAAGATTTGAATGGAGAGATGATGGTACGCAAATATGTAAAAGGGAACTGTATAGACTCGGGAATTCAGCAACCCATTAATGGAAGTGGGTTTTTCTCTGCTATGCTTGCTTTGGATGTTCATGGGGATATTTATCAACACTTAGTGTGTAGAGTATAGAATATTTCCACGTTATCTGTAAAGGAAGCGTGGATCTTCAGCAGACTAATGCAATTTCACAGCATCTAATTCCATAACCTGTATTTCAATCGCACTACCAGCGTATCTTCTTCACTCATTATTTAGctctctttttaatttgttcGATTCTTTAACCTGTTTGAttcttttatctatttaataTACGTGTTTGATTTCTTTGACAGGTTAAACGCTTGAGATGGAGGTTTACGACCAATTTCCTAATggttagggtttttttttttttttctctcagaAAGTATCCGATGATTAGTTTCAGTCATGCTGAAAAAACATACACGAGCAAATGATAATTAGCAGATAAGAAAAATCATCCTCTCGTTGTAAAGCAGTAGTAACACTAGATGAATGTTTCTAATTCAGTTAACAAAGTAGACGACAACGATGACAAAATCGTCAAATTAGGACTACTTGTATTTTCTAAGAATAGAATTCTACACATGTtgctcttttttaatttttttcgaTTCTCTAACTTAATGGTTTCTTTTAGCTATTAATATGATTGTTTGATTTCCCttgacagattaaaaaattaaaatggagGTTTACGACCAATTTCCTAATGACTCAGAATATTACTTTctgaaaaatatatcaaatatttagttGTAAAAATgagaagataataataaaaaaaaaactattctcaagttgtaaaaaaagtgaaagaaggAATTTTTCTCATTCTCATGGTAGTGactcttttataaatatatatttcttggaaaaaagaattaataaaaaaaatcaataattaaatgctagttaaaaaatacaaaagaaaacaaatggaTTCACTTGTGTGATAAAGATAATCACATAAGAAAAATAGACACTAacactaaaatttattattgagGAAGAAGAGAACATAATTCAAGCACTAGTAGTTTACAATTGGATTCTGCATAATATCCAACCATAGACAAATTCTTGTCAACTAACAAAACGAAAACACAAATCTTCTGCCAAGATTGTCTTGTCTTGTCTTGTCTTGAGTTGAATAACTGTTATCATCTTCTTTTGAAAATCATAACATTGTTTTCAATGAAATTACCATTACCATTCCCACGGAACCTTCCACCATTGGAGACCCCTCTTGCATTTCTCGGGGTAGCACGTGGTAGTGGCATGTAAACACTGTAAAATAAACTTAGTGGACAACCAACCACCCATCATGGGTCTTCCACTCTGACCATTATCTCCATTCTGCACCATCCATTTTGCTCCATTAAGTTGCCCACCATACCACTCAAATTTGGATTTTAGTGTCCACCATTTTCAGCTACTCCACTACGTTTTGGATTGTTTTGTCTATGCTTTGCTATAAATAGAAGCaccgtgtgtgtgtgtgtaaaatATCAAggaagtgaaagaaaaataaatagtgcTTGTGTAGTGTGCCGTGAAGGAAGAGAGAAATATAGTGGTGTATGTAAGCTTTTAGAGTGTtgtgagaaagaaagagtgaaGTATTCTGTGTGAGCTTGTATTTCAAAGTTTCTTAATAAAGAGATAATTTTCTTAGATACCaacaaattggtatcagagctttcaCAGTCTGAGTGTTCGAGTTAAAAAAAGAGAGTGAGAAATGGCAAACTTTGCAAACAGTATGTCTCTACCCCAATTGTCAAAGAAAGTTAATTATGACAATTGGAGTGTGCAAATGAGAGCTCTTTTGGGATCCCAAGACATATGGGATGTAGTGGAGAGTGGGTACGAAGAACCCACAGATGACGAAGCACAGACGGTTGCCCAACTTGCAGCGTTGAAGAAAACGCGTGTGAAGGATAAATCAGCTCTATACATATTGTACCGAGCTGTGGATGAATCTGGCTTTGAGAAGATAGTAAATGCTAAATCTTCAAAAGAAGCATGGCAGATTTTGGAGAAAGTATATAAAGGTGACAACCGAGTTAAGCAAGTCAGGCTTCAAACACTCAGAGGCGAGTTTGAAAGTTTGAGAatggaggaaaaagaaagagtaaccGAGTATATATCTCGGGTGGAAGCAGTGGCAAATCAAATCTGTAAAAATGGAGAGGAATTGCCAGCCAGCAGGGTGGTAGAGAAAATTTTGAGATCACTAACAGATGATTTCGAAAGCATAGTTTGTGCTATTGAGGAATCGAAGGACCTCTCAACACTCTCAGTTGAAGAGCTTACTGGGTCACTTGAGGCCCATgaacaaaggagaagaaaaatgaaagaacctCTTGACCAAGCACTACAAGTGCAACTTGACTTAAGAGGAACTCGGAACACTCAGAGCCAAGATCctagaggaagaggaagaggtggCCGAGGACGCGGTACACGTGGCAGAGGTGGACGTGGCAGAGGTGAATTTGAAGCCGACACAAACCAGACCAGACAACAGAATTGGCGTGGTCGTGGTCAAGGAAGAGGTCGAGGAGGTCGATCTAAGTCAGGAATTGAATGTTTCAGGTGTGGCAAAATTGGCCACTACGCAAACGAGTGCAGATCAGGGAATTGCTATAATTGTGGGAAGCCAAGCCACATAGAAAAATATTGTCAGgctgaaaagaaaaaggaaacaaattttcTTACTGAGGAAACCAATGAAGAAATTGGGATCTTATTGATGTCAAAAGATCCAGAAGCTGAGCTTGTGCCAAACTGTTCAAACAATTCTGTTTGGTACTTAGACACAGGGGCAAGTAACCACATGTGCGGAGATCAGAGTTTGTTCAACGAACTCATCAAAGTTGAAATCGGACAT includes these proteins:
- the LOC108345176 gene encoding uncharacterized protein LOC108345176, giving the protein MGNIIRRVGLLSTVGAGEDEPFHYQLGRKVFVDLTERKFEQNRSGKLITKWIMSYTVDVSTCSFTLSISKEDGVAKGLLLQLLNVIPDGIGQFSNYKFDLDVQTVTESDALANPNFNFSSYDGTTTTTIKTIEYGKQIHGGSVTTTYVFLFGSVDRGCLVVLENKRKIEEEGPYAVTLAHYIITSAGINHYSGTRLDVGLSVVVKIGASNGNLDITVEGPDQHPPHGLRYLFGEALRTRMWKPSMCPHCYHKLRGKMFWQSDSEDSDSVSIPLPRATPRNARGVSNGGRFKGNGNGNIYEGNVMVFKRR